The following coding sequences lie in one Silene latifolia isolate original U9 population chromosome 5, ASM4854445v1, whole genome shotgun sequence genomic window:
- the LOC141656689 gene encoding uncharacterized protein LOC141656689 isoform X2, producing MTLDKKGASILFCAIRDGFSLLAEQILTSGLPYRLNGAHDDMANPLHHASKSNEQVSRLLLEKHPELIVKESGSAGTVLDRAVEDNAAWLVKLMLLEEDGTSRNRLRPWNKACRRLIWHTNPSSSGDTPLHIAARKGYSDIAELLIQGYESAIRDEAEEWDVPESHPSNDQLGVNPLNIENSEKDVPLFVALKKKHDDTGMYLLSVTVFKLMSLKDKEGKNAYDLADKNGCEKSKCLILERSVRSSAEDLLNWDSQHNGRLHSSVLKIVHHFASRCEVMSDMFTSEGVGRPATNGLSIFEKDSKKDANSHLIQAAERGEGWLVKLLLEGDSTLINDSTPAWLIACAKGHLSTVLAFVEQCDQEEFIQLCRNNKQTPLHHMELLKYEQYKNMLANPVMQKLKNQFDRDGATPLHGAIERSDIGLTKALLETRGITLDIPDQNDKTVLELLEEKCKVNPEFFELYKDLLENPLMTQELKNRGDSNQDTSLHRAIGRDDHKLTKELLYSKGMKLDLENLNNKTALDLLEANCVMDDAFFGLYKHLLGSAVMTQELKNRTDVNGATSLHRAIEQKNERLTKVLKDTKGIKLDIKNKDGKTAFDLIEEHCSITSTNGYWYELYKNLLETSDQLQKIKNRKGISRATPLHIALEQEDLTLAKTLVQNNGIELSTKNRNGKTAPDLIDELCDRNIQWYDLYEEMLDNPDYVHELKNRKIGVDKQTPLHRAIMKDDIKLAKTLLETKGVELDIKDTNGKTVLNLLEERNNFDKWPRWVEMCREIRLDPSLRIFGFKYLQRRTSLKDMNNTLSVVAALLATITFAAGLTVPGGVDNEDGTAILGTQPAVFVFSIANTLAMCSSLMVLFMVIGAMIWEAHPYATTLIDWCVFFLQLSLCGTIVAFMTGVYAIMAPKVKWAAIIVIILCALAFVGAFIVVIFFWPLLYKPCKLMKDSLCRNCCGTKASSEDGASSVPADRSISISTTTASKRHNEPRSVTNANMLLTSRESERLATAV from the exons ATGACTCTAGACAAGAAGGGCGCTAGCATCTTATTCTGTGCAATACGTGACGGATTCTCACTTTTGGCTGAACAAATCCTCACGTCCGGTCTCCCCTACCGTCTCAACGGTGCGCATGATGATATGGCAAACCCTCTCCATCATGCATCCAAGTCCAATG AGCAAGTATCCAGGTTGCTGCTTGAAAAGCATCCTGAACTGATTGTAAAAGAGTCTGGTTCTGCTGGCACAGTGCTTGATAGAGCTGTAGAAGATAATGCTGCATGGTTGGTTAAATTGATGCTTTTAGAGGAAGACGGCACTTCTCGAAACCGCCTACGGCCTTGGAATAAAGCATGCAGAAGACTAATCTGGCACACTAATCCAAGCTCATCCGGTGATACTCCTCTTCATATTGCAGCAAGAAAGGGTTACAGTGACATTGCAGAACTTCTAATACAAGGTTACGAGTCTGCTATCCGAGACGAGGCTGAAGAGTGGGATGTTCCAGAGTCTCACCCTTCAAATGATCAACTGGGTGTTAATCCTTTGAACATTGAGAATTCCGAGAAGGACGTACCATTATTTGTGGCCCTCAAAAAGAAACATGATGATACAGGAATGTACTTGCTATCAGTAACCGTTTTTAAATTAATGTCTTTGAAGGATAAAGAAGGCAAAAATGCTTATGATCTCGCTGACAAAAATGGTTGTGAAAAATCGAAATGTTTGATACTTGAAAGATCAGTACGTTCTAGCGCTGAAGATTTGTTAAACTGGGACTCACAACATAACGGCAGACTCCATTCCAGTGTTCTTAAGATTGTCCACCATTTTGCTTCAAGATGTGAAG TGATGAGTGACATGTTCACATCAGAGGGTGTCGGAAGGCCTGCAACAAATGGACTTTCCATATTCGAGAAAGACTCAAAAAAGGATGCAAATTCACACCTTATACAAGCTGCAGAACGGGGTGAAGGTTGGCTCGTAAAATTGCTTTTGGAGGGAGACAGTACTTTGATAAACGATTCAACACCAGCGTGGCTAATAGCATGCGCGAAGGGTCACTTATCTACAGTTTTAGCCTTTGTTGAACAATGTGATCAAGAAGAATTCATTCAGCTTTGTCGAAACAACAAACAAACGCCTCTTCACCATATGGAGTTGCTAAAATATGAGCAGTACAAGAATATGTTGGCGAATCCAGTGATGCAGAAGCTAAAGAATCAATTTGACAGAGATGGTGCCACTCCATTGCACGGAGCCATTGAACGCAGTGACATTGGACTGACAAAGGCATTGTTAGAAACTAGGGGCATAACACTCGACATTCCGGATCAGAATGATAAAACAGTTTTAGAATTGCTGGAAGAAAAGTGTAAAGTCAATCCTGAGTTCTTTGAGTTGTACAAAGACTTGCTAGAAAACCCACTTATGACGCAGGAATTGAAGAATCGGGGTGACAGCAATCAAGATACGTCTCTGCATCGAGCCATAGGACGCGACGACCATAAACTAACAAAAGAACTCCTATATAGTAAGGGCATGAAACTTGACCTCGAGAATCTGAATAATAAAACTGCGTTGGATTTACTTGAGGCCAACTGTGTTATGGATGATGCGTTCTTTGGGCTATACAAACATCTGTTAGGAAGTGCGGTCATGACGCAGGAATTGAAAAATAGGACAGACGTCAATGGAGCTACGTCTTTACACCGCGCAATAGAACAGAAAAACGAAAGACTAACGAAGGTACTGAAGGATACTAAGGGCATAAAACTTGACATCAAGAACAAGGATGGTAAAACAGCCTTCGATTTGATCGAAGAACACTGTAGTATCACATCTACCAATGGATACTGGTATGAGTTGTATAAGAATTTGTTGGAAACTTCAGATCAGTTGCAGAAGATAAAGAACCGCAAAGGTATCAGCAGAGCCACTCCTTTGCACATTGCATTAGAACAGGAGGACCTGACGCTGGCGAAAACATTGGTGCAGAATAACGGTATAGAACTCAGCACCAAAAACAGAAACGGGAAAACAGCTCCAGATTTGATCGATGAGCTGTGTGATCGTAACATCCAGTGGTATGATTTGTACGAGGAGATGTTAGATAATCCAGACTATGTGCATGAGTTGAAGAATCGAAAGATTGGAGTGGACAAACAGACTCCTTTGCACCGAGCAATTATGAAAGATGATATTAAGCTGGCAAAAACATTGTTGGAAACGAAAGGGGTTGAACTCGACATCAAGGATACGAATGGTAAAACAGTCCTGAATTTACTCGAGGAGCGCAACAATTTTGATAAATGGCCTAGATGG GTTGAGATGTGCCGTGAAATAAGGCTGGACCCAAGCCTTAGAATTTTCGGGTTTAAGTATCTACAACGGAGGACATCACTGAAAGACATGAACAACACACTTTCTGTGGTAGCAGCTCTATTAGCCACCATCACCTTCGCGGCAGGGCTTACTGTTCCAGGCGGTGTGGATAACGAAGATGGGACAGCCATCCTAGGAACACAACCAGCAGTTTTTGTGTTCTCCATCGCAAACACACTAGCAATGTGCAGCTCCTTGATGGTGTTGTTCATGGTGATTGGTGCAATGATTTGGGAGGCTCACCCTTACGCCACTACTTTAATCGACTGGTGTGTGTTCTTCCTTCAGCTATCCTTGTGTGGTACAATTGTGGCATTTATGACGGGGGTGTATGCAATTATGGCCCCCAAGGTTAAATGGGCTGCCATTATTGTGATTATCTTGTGCGCATTAGCATTTGTAGGggctttcattgttgttatctTTTTCTGGCCTCTCCTTTACAAGCCCTGCAAATTGATGAAAGATTCTCTGTGTCGGAATTGCTGTGGTACTAAAGCCAGTTCTGAGGATGGTGCATCATCTGTTCCTGCAGATAGGTCAATTTCTATTAGTACAACAACAGCTTCCAAACGGCACAATGAACCTCGCTCGGTTACAAATGCAAACATGCTACTGACCAGTCGAGAATCTGAAAGATTAGCAACGGCAGTTTAA
- the LOC141655895 gene encoding transcription factor SPEECHLESS: MSESMSSFFEGLEFVDPSFSNPPASPDNLFSIFDALEGLQEGEETIKEGVLFQGLSETELDALEVEVDQQSKRKRAKLIHVEDDDNQEMRSVGGGGDGGEGSKMSHIAVERNRRKQMNEHISVLRSLMPCFYVKRGDQASIIGGVVDYISELQQVLQSLEAKKQRKAYSEVLSPRLISSPRPSQVLSPRKPPLSPRLNNLPLSPRTPQPSSPYNIRPRTNLSSTLITPIDLSPSSSCSSLNDFLANELVANSKSPVAEVEVKFSGPNLLLKTVSPKIPGQVVKIVSLLEDLSLEILQISMSTFDGTMLNSFTIKIGIECQLSAEELAHQIQQTFYSSPCSFTSP, encoded by the exons ATGAGTGAAAGCATGTCAAGTTTCTTTGAAGGCCTAGAATTTGTAGATCCAAGTTTCTCCAACCCTCCGGCTTCACCGGATAACCTATTTAGCATCTTTGATGCTTTAGAAGGTTTGCAAGAAGGTGAAGAGACGATAAAGGAAGGTGTATTGTTTCAAGGACTGTCTGAGACCGAGCTCGATGCACTTGAAGTTGAAGTAGATCAACAGTCTAAGAGAAAGAGAGCAAAGTTAATACATGTAGAAGATGATGATAATCAAGAAATGAGGTCGGTTGGAGGTGGCGGAGATGGAGGAGAAGGAAGTAAGATGTCTCACATAGCCGTAGAAAGGAACCGTAGGAAGCAAATGAATGAACATATTTCCGTTTTGCGGTCTCTCATGCCTTGCTTCTATGTTAAGAGA GGAGATCAAGCATCAATAATTGGTGGAGTTGTGGATTACATAAGTGAATTGCAACAAGTTCTTCAATCACTTGAAGCAAAGAAACAAAGAAAAGCATATAGTGAAGTCCTTAGTCCAAGATTAATTTCAAGTCCTAGACCATCACAAGTACTAAGCCCTAGAAAACCTCCCTTAAGTCCAAGGCTTAATAACCTTCCCTTAAGCCCAAGGACACCTCAACCTAGTAGCCCTTACAATATAAGACCAAGGACTAACCTCTCATCTACACTAATCACTCCTATAGACTTATCTCCTTCATCTTCATGCTCTTCACTTAATGATTTTCTTGCTAATGAGCTTGTTGCCAACTCGAAATCTCCGGTGGCCGAAGTTGAGGTCAAGTTTTCtggaccaaatctccttcttaaGACGGTTTCTCCAAAAATTCCAGGACAAGTTGTGAAGATTGTATCGCTTCTTGAAGATCTTTCCCTTGAGATTCTTCAAATCAGCATGAGCACTTTTGACGGCACGATGCTCAATTCTTTCACCATCAAG ATTGGAATTGAATGCCAGTTAAGTGCTGAAGAACTCGCGCACCAAATACAACAGACATTCTActcatctccttgttcatttacATCTCCTTAA
- the LOC141654819 gene encoding uncharacterized protein LOC141654819: MRTIDPSIKHGISYFEDAQSLWDDLAERFSTVDGSKIHALKSELHDCKQAKGMSVTTYFGNLKVLWDALKKSRTPFACKCGRCTCGIAKDALARQDTERLHKFLMGLDRSVYSNLRSQLLSLETLPTLNRAFQLTLQEERLQGGTATLDEPSIWRFHCSFSFDGCSKRLAISS, translated from the coding sequence ATGCGCACCATCGATCCCTCGATCAAGCACGGTATCTCCTATTTCGAAGATGCTCAGTCTCTCTGGGACGATTTAGCTGAGCGGTTCTCCACTGTTGACGGCTCCAAAATTCATGCTCTAAAATCCGAACTCCATGACTGTAAGCAAGCGAAAGGTATGTCCGTGACCACCTATTTTGGTAATTTAAAGGTTTTATGGGATGCCCTAAAGAAATCACGAACCCCTTTCGCTTGTAAATGTGGACGATGTACTTGTGGTATTGCCAAAGATGCTCTTGCACGACAAGACACCGAGCGCCTTCACAAGTTTCTGATGGGTCTTGATCGTTCTGTTTATAGCAATCTTCGTTCTCAATTGCTGTCTCTTGAAACCCTTCCCACTCTCAATCGCGCTTTTCAATTGACTCTCCAAGAAGAGCGCTTGCAAGGTGGGACTGCCACTCTTGATGAACCTTCGATTTGGCGCTTTCATTGCTCGTTCTCCTTCGACGGCTGCTCCAAACGATTGGCGATCTCTTCGTGA
- the LOC141655896 gene encoding uncharacterized protein LOC141655896, translating into MKLRSHSALPQAKNGVVAPHKRRKVEKRNIYLPRDVIFNILLHRPAKLLYEVVKYVCKQWYDIVNDPSFIKAHCQMPTTTTTSASFIIQSRNNQHEVYCAEQVTAKSFKENDFVLRHVTSDIELSMST; encoded by the exons ATGAAATTGAGGTCTCATTCTGCTCTTCCTCAG GCCAAAAATGGAGTAGTTGCTCCCCACAAGCGAAGGAAAGTAGAAAAACGTAATATCTACCTTCCGAGAGATGTCATATTTAACATCCTACTTCATCGTCCTGCTAAACTCCTGTACGAGGTTGTCAAATACGTGTGCAAGCAGTGGTATGATATAGTTAACGACCCTTCTTTTATTAAAGCCCATTGCCAAATGCCTACTACCACTACTACGTCGGCCTCTTTCATTATACAATCTCGCAATAATCAACATGAAGTGTATTGTGCTGAACAAGTCACTGCTAAATCATTCAAG GAAAATGATTTTGTACTCCGTCATGTTACTAGTGATATTGAACTATCTATGAGTACTTAG
- the LOC141656689 gene encoding uncharacterized protein LOC141656689 isoform X1 — protein MTLDFNSMDRLMKAATIGDVESLRGVTNAINVEKLNSYVMSRKELAGGNLIHRAVKKNHYTFLSEALRILPPQVIVKYICQVDTSKGSNPLHYAAIEGNIFIVKLLVNAYITASTSLGTQRTPPWLTKNSKGKTPLRCCLIKRTKKTHEYIAKYLVSREKHFLESSSLDEISTMTLDKKGASILFCAIRDGFSLLAEQILTSGLPYRLNGAHDDMANPLHHASKSNEQVSRLLLEKHPELIVKESGSAGTVLDRAVEDNAAWLVKLMLLEEDGTSRNRLRPWNKACRRLIWHTNPSSSGDTPLHIAARKGYSDIAELLIQGYESAIRDEAEEWDVPESHPSNDQLGVNPLNIENSEKDVPLFVALKKKHDDTGMYLLSVTVFKLMSLKDKEGKNAYDLADKNGCEKSKCLILERSVRSSAEDLLNWDSQHNGRLHSSVLKIVHHFASRCEVMSDMFTSEGVGRPATNGLSIFEKDSKKDANSHLIQAAERGEGWLVKLLLEGDSTLINDSTPAWLIACAKGHLSTVLAFVEQCDQEEFIQLCRNNKQTPLHHMELLKYEQYKNMLANPVMQKLKNQFDRDGATPLHGAIERSDIGLTKALLETRGITLDIPDQNDKTVLELLEEKCKVNPEFFELYKDLLENPLMTQELKNRGDSNQDTSLHRAIGRDDHKLTKELLYSKGMKLDLENLNNKTALDLLEANCVMDDAFFGLYKHLLGSAVMTQELKNRTDVNGATSLHRAIEQKNERLTKVLKDTKGIKLDIKNKDGKTAFDLIEEHCSITSTNGYWYELYKNLLETSDQLQKIKNRKGISRATPLHIALEQEDLTLAKTLVQNNGIELSTKNRNGKTAPDLIDELCDRNIQWYDLYEEMLDNPDYVHELKNRKIGVDKQTPLHRAIMKDDIKLAKTLLETKGVELDIKDTNGKTVLNLLEERNNFDKWPRWVEMCREIRLDPSLRIFGFKYLQRRTSLKDMNNTLSVVAALLATITFAAGLTVPGGVDNEDGTAILGTQPAVFVFSIANTLAMCSSLMVLFMVIGAMIWEAHPYATTLIDWCVFFLQLSLCGTIVAFMTGVYAIMAPKVKWAAIIVIILCALAFVGAFIVVIFFWPLLYKPCKLMKDSLCRNCCGTKASSEDGASSVPADRSISISTTTASKRHNEPRSVTNANMLLTSRESERLATAV, from the exons ATGACGCTCGACTTCAATTCAATGGACCGCCTCATGAAGGCAGCTACAATAGGTGATGTGGAGAGTTTAAGGGGAGTTACTAACGCAATCAACGTTGAGAAATTGAATTCATATGTTATGAGCAGGAAAGAGTTGGCGGGTGGTAACTTGATTCATAGGGCGGTAAAAAAGAATCACTACACATTCTTGTCAGAAGCTCTAAGAATTTTACCACCCCAAGTGATTGTTAAATATATATGCCAGGTTGATACATCAAAAGGGTCAAACCCTCTTCATTACGCGGCCATTGAAGGTAATATCTTCATCGTCAAATTGTTGGTTAATGCCTACATCACCGCCTCCACTTCCCTTGGTACCCAG AGGACACCCCCATGGTTGACGAAGAACTCCAAGGGAAAAACACCATTACGTTGTTGCTTGATCAAAAGGACAAAAAAGACGCACGAATATATAGCAAAGTACTTAGTTTCAAGGGAAAAACATTTTTTAGAGAGTTCCTCCTTGGATGAGATCTCCACAATGACTCTAGACAAGAAGGGCGCTAGCATCTTATTCTGTGCAATACGTGACGGATTCTCACTTTTGGCTGAACAAATCCTCACGTCCGGTCTCCCCTACCGTCTCAACGGTGCGCATGATGATATGGCAAACCCTCTCCATCATGCATCCAAGTCCAATG AGCAAGTATCCAGGTTGCTGCTTGAAAAGCATCCTGAACTGATTGTAAAAGAGTCTGGTTCTGCTGGCACAGTGCTTGATAGAGCTGTAGAAGATAATGCTGCATGGTTGGTTAAATTGATGCTTTTAGAGGAAGACGGCACTTCTCGAAACCGCCTACGGCCTTGGAATAAAGCATGCAGAAGACTAATCTGGCACACTAATCCAAGCTCATCCGGTGATACTCCTCTTCATATTGCAGCAAGAAAGGGTTACAGTGACATTGCAGAACTTCTAATACAAGGTTACGAGTCTGCTATCCGAGACGAGGCTGAAGAGTGGGATGTTCCAGAGTCTCACCCTTCAAATGATCAACTGGGTGTTAATCCTTTGAACATTGAGAATTCCGAGAAGGACGTACCATTATTTGTGGCCCTCAAAAAGAAACATGATGATACAGGAATGTACTTGCTATCAGTAACCGTTTTTAAATTAATGTCTTTGAAGGATAAAGAAGGCAAAAATGCTTATGATCTCGCTGACAAAAATGGTTGTGAAAAATCGAAATGTTTGATACTTGAAAGATCAGTACGTTCTAGCGCTGAAGATTTGTTAAACTGGGACTCACAACATAACGGCAGACTCCATTCCAGTGTTCTTAAGATTGTCCACCATTTTGCTTCAAGATGTGAAG TGATGAGTGACATGTTCACATCAGAGGGTGTCGGAAGGCCTGCAACAAATGGACTTTCCATATTCGAGAAAGACTCAAAAAAGGATGCAAATTCACACCTTATACAAGCTGCAGAACGGGGTGAAGGTTGGCTCGTAAAATTGCTTTTGGAGGGAGACAGTACTTTGATAAACGATTCAACACCAGCGTGGCTAATAGCATGCGCGAAGGGTCACTTATCTACAGTTTTAGCCTTTGTTGAACAATGTGATCAAGAAGAATTCATTCAGCTTTGTCGAAACAACAAACAAACGCCTCTTCACCATATGGAGTTGCTAAAATATGAGCAGTACAAGAATATGTTGGCGAATCCAGTGATGCAGAAGCTAAAGAATCAATTTGACAGAGATGGTGCCACTCCATTGCACGGAGCCATTGAACGCAGTGACATTGGACTGACAAAGGCATTGTTAGAAACTAGGGGCATAACACTCGACATTCCGGATCAGAATGATAAAACAGTTTTAGAATTGCTGGAAGAAAAGTGTAAAGTCAATCCTGAGTTCTTTGAGTTGTACAAAGACTTGCTAGAAAACCCACTTATGACGCAGGAATTGAAGAATCGGGGTGACAGCAATCAAGATACGTCTCTGCATCGAGCCATAGGACGCGACGACCATAAACTAACAAAAGAACTCCTATATAGTAAGGGCATGAAACTTGACCTCGAGAATCTGAATAATAAAACTGCGTTGGATTTACTTGAGGCCAACTGTGTTATGGATGATGCGTTCTTTGGGCTATACAAACATCTGTTAGGAAGTGCGGTCATGACGCAGGAATTGAAAAATAGGACAGACGTCAATGGAGCTACGTCTTTACACCGCGCAATAGAACAGAAAAACGAAAGACTAACGAAGGTACTGAAGGATACTAAGGGCATAAAACTTGACATCAAGAACAAGGATGGTAAAACAGCCTTCGATTTGATCGAAGAACACTGTAGTATCACATCTACCAATGGATACTGGTATGAGTTGTATAAGAATTTGTTGGAAACTTCAGATCAGTTGCAGAAGATAAAGAACCGCAAAGGTATCAGCAGAGCCACTCCTTTGCACATTGCATTAGAACAGGAGGACCTGACGCTGGCGAAAACATTGGTGCAGAATAACGGTATAGAACTCAGCACCAAAAACAGAAACGGGAAAACAGCTCCAGATTTGATCGATGAGCTGTGTGATCGTAACATCCAGTGGTATGATTTGTACGAGGAGATGTTAGATAATCCAGACTATGTGCATGAGTTGAAGAATCGAAAGATTGGAGTGGACAAACAGACTCCTTTGCACCGAGCAATTATGAAAGATGATATTAAGCTGGCAAAAACATTGTTGGAAACGAAAGGGGTTGAACTCGACATCAAGGATACGAATGGTAAAACAGTCCTGAATTTACTCGAGGAGCGCAACAATTTTGATAAATGGCCTAGATGG GTTGAGATGTGCCGTGAAATAAGGCTGGACCCAAGCCTTAGAATTTTCGGGTTTAAGTATCTACAACGGAGGACATCACTGAAAGACATGAACAACACACTTTCTGTGGTAGCAGCTCTATTAGCCACCATCACCTTCGCGGCAGGGCTTACTGTTCCAGGCGGTGTGGATAACGAAGATGGGACAGCCATCCTAGGAACACAACCAGCAGTTTTTGTGTTCTCCATCGCAAACACACTAGCAATGTGCAGCTCCTTGATGGTGTTGTTCATGGTGATTGGTGCAATGATTTGGGAGGCTCACCCTTACGCCACTACTTTAATCGACTGGTGTGTGTTCTTCCTTCAGCTATCCTTGTGTGGTACAATTGTGGCATTTATGACGGGGGTGTATGCAATTATGGCCCCCAAGGTTAAATGGGCTGCCATTATTGTGATTATCTTGTGCGCATTAGCATTTGTAGGggctttcattgttgttatctTTTTCTGGCCTCTCCTTTACAAGCCCTGCAAATTGATGAAAGATTCTCTGTGTCGGAATTGCTGTGGTACTAAAGCCAGTTCTGAGGATGGTGCATCATCTGTTCCTGCAGATAGGTCAATTTCTATTAGTACAACAACAGCTTCCAAACGGCACAATGAACCTCGCTCGGTTACAAATGCAAACATGCTACTGACCAGTCGAGAATCTGAAAGATTAGCAACGGCAGTTTAA
- the LOC141656690 gene encoding non-specific lipid transfer protein GPI-anchored 31-like, whose product MGSTSTRAMLLLLAAVLISAMTADAKTAAAAPPVDCTSVVLSMADCLSYVTNGSTTEKPEGGCCSGLKQVLKTNPECLCQAFQQSSQFGVVLNVTKALALPSACGVHAPSATKCGLSVTPASAPAGAVVAPAGGPSFANAPSDGIGSSETATPVAAPPKNGSSSSIGVSALLIIAGLATAFITSF is encoded by the exons ATGGGTTCAACATCCACAAGAGCAATGCTGCTGCTGTTAGCAGCAGTACTGATATCAGCAATGACAGCGGATGCTAAGACGGCTGCTGCAGCGCCACCAGTGGACTGCACGAGCGTGGTACTGAGCATGGCTGACTGTCTCTCATATGTAACCAATGGAAGTACGACCGAGAAACCAGAGGGTGGTTGCTGTAGCGGTCTTAAGCAAGTTTTGAAGACTAATCCTGAGTGTCTTTGTCAAGCTTTTCAACAGAGCTCGCAATTCGGTGTCGTTTTGAATGTTACTAAGGCACTTGCTTTGCCTTCTGCTTGTGGTGTTCATGCTCCTTCTGCTACCAAATGCGGCT TGTCCGTGACTCCTGCAAGTGCTCCGG CTGGTGCAGTTGTTGCTCCTGCTGGCGGTCCTTCATTTGCCAATGCTCCCTCGGACGGAATCGGATCCAGTGAAACAGCTACTCCGGTAGCTGCTCCACCAAAGAATGGTTCTTCGTCATCCATCGGCGTGTCTGCCTTGTTGATCATTGCTGGTTTAGCGACGGCTTTTATTACTAGCTTTTAA